AGCCGTCGCCGTCCCAGACGTTCGCGACCGTGGTGCCGGCGAAGTCGGGGTGCTCCTCGGCCGTGGTGGCGAAGTACTCGTCGATGCCCGCGAGCACCGCGTCGCCGTCGGCCGGGCGGCCGAGCGCCTCGGCGACGATGCGGATCTCCTCGTCCCACGGGGTGGTCCACGGCGCGTCGGGGTAGGCGACGACCGGGGCGATCTCGTTGAGCAGGTCGTACTGCTCCTGGGTCAGGCCCGAGTACGGGGCGAGGATCAGGTCGGGCGCCGCGTCGACGAACTCCTCGTAGGGCACGGTCGCGCCGCCCTCGGCGTCGTCGAGGATCGCCGGGTGCTCGACGCCGGCCTCGTCGTAGGCCTCCTCGACCCACGGCAGGAGCGCGTCCTCGCCGACGGTCCACGGCTGCTCGGCGACGGCGACGGGGTACACGCCGAGCGCGATGGCCGCCTCGGTCGAGCCCCAGCCCCAGGTCGCGACCCGCTCGGGAGCCTCGGCGATCTCGGTCTCGCCGAGCGCGTGGGTGAGGGTGACGGGGAACTCGCCGGTGCCGGCGGCGTCGTCCGCGGCATCCGTGTCGTCGCCCGAGCCGGAGGCGCAGGCGGTGAGGGCGAGGGCGGTGGCGGCGATGGCCGCGACAGCGAGGGAACGTCGAAGACGCACTGGTGCTCCTTGCAGGATCGAAGAGATGTAAGGGAAGGCTAACCTAACTATCCGAGGGATGCCACCCGCTCGCCGCCCGCGCGCTCAGCCCGCGTCGCCGGCGAGGGTGCCGTGGTAGCGCCCGACCGGCACGACCATGGGGCTGCCTGCCACGGGGTCGGCGATCACCCGGGACTCGAGCCCGAACGCGTCGCGCACGGTCGCGGCCGTCAGCACGCCCGCGGGCGCGCCCTCCGCGATCACGCGCCCGGCGCCCATCACGACCAGGTGGTCGGCGTACCGCGCGGCCAGGTTGAGGTCGTGCAGCACCATCACGACGGTCGTGCCGCGCTCGCGGTTCAGCTGGGTGAGCAGGTCGAGCAGCTCGAGCTGGTGGGCGACGTCGAGGAACGTCGTGGGCTCGTCGAGCAGCACCACGCCGGTCTCCTGGGCGAGCACCATCGCGATCCAGGCCCGCTGGCGCTGCCCGCCCGAGAGCTCCTCGAGCGGGCGATCGGCGAGGTCGGCGATGCCGGTGGCGTCCAGCGCACGCGACACCGCCGCCGCATCGTCGCTCGTGTGCCGGCCGAACCAGCCCTGGTGGGGGTGGCGCCCGCGGCCGACGAGGTCGGCCACGCGCACGCCCTCGGGCGCGATCGAGGTCTGCGGGAGCACGCCCACGAGCCGGGCGACGTCGCGACGCGACATCCGGCGGAGGTCGCGGTCGCCGAGGCGGACGCTGCCCTCCTCGAGCGGATGCAGCCGGGCGAGGCCGCGCAGCAGCGTGGACTTGCCGCACGCGTTCGGGCCCACGATCGCCGTGATCACGCCCGCGGGCAGGGCGAGGTCGAGCGCGTCGATCACGCGTCGGCCGTCGTAGCCGAGGCTGACGCCCTCGGCGACGAGCGCGTCGCCGGTCGCCGAGGCGGGCTCCGATGCGAGTGGCGCGGTCATGCGCGGCTCCTCCTTCCGGTGGCGAGCAGCCACAACAGGTACGGCGCGCCGACGATGCCGGTGACGATGCCGACGGGGGCGCTCCCGCCGGGCAGCGCGTGCTGGCCGATGACGTCGGCAGCGAGGGTCAGCGCCGCACCGCAGGCGGCCGAGGCGACGAGCGCCGCCGAGCCGTCGCGCAGGAGGCTCCGCGCGATCGCCGGCGCGACCAGCGCGACGAACGCGATCGGGCCCGCGACCGAGGTCGCCACGGCGACGAGCCCGACCGCGAGCAGCAGCAGCACCACGCGCGCGCGGTCGGCGGCGACGCCGAGGGCGCGCGCGTGGTCGTCGCCCAGGGCGAGCACCCCGACCGAGCGACCGGCGAGCACGACGAGCGCGGTGAGCGCGCCGACGCCGATCGCGAGCGTCGCGAGCGACTCGCCGCGCACGTCGGCAAGGCTCCCGACGGTCCACACGAGCGCCGACTGCGCGTCGCGCACGTCGGCGCGCGCGAGCAGCCAGGCGAGCATCGATCCGCAGAGGTACGCCATGCCGACGCCGACCAGCACGAAGCGGATGCCGTGCAGGCCCTGTCGCCAGGCCAGCAGCCAGATCGCGACGGCCACGGCGAGCGCGCCGGTGAACGCGAACGGCGCGACCGCCGCGCCGGTGATGCCGAGCCCGAGGATCGCCCAGACCGCGCCGAGGCTCGCCCCGCTCGCGATGCCCAGGATGTCGGGGCTCGCCAGCGGATTGCGCAGCACCGACTGGAAGATCGCCCCGGCCAGCGCGAACGCGACGCCCGCGACGACGGCGGCGAGGATGCGCGGCAGGCGGAGGCGGTGCACGACGAAGACGTCACCAGGCTCCCCCGCGCCGAAGAGGGCGAGCAGCACCGTGGCGGGGTCGAGGTCGGCCGCGCCGAGCAGGAGGCCGAGGACGGCGGTGACGACGATCACGAGGACCGCGCCGGCGAGCACCCAGGCGCGGCGACGGGCACGGCGCGCACGCTCGGCGC
This portion of the Agromyces rhizosphaerae genome encodes:
- a CDS encoding iron-siderophore ABC transporter substrate-binding protein; translated protein: MRLRRSLAVAAIAATALALTACASGSGDDTDAADDAAGTGEFPVTLTHALGETEIAEAPERVATWGWGSTEAAIALGVYPVAVAEQPWTVGEDALLPWVEEAYDEAGVEHPAILDDAEGGATVPYEEFVDAAPDLILAPYSGLTQEQYDLLNEIAPVVAYPDAPWTTPWDEEIRIVAEALGRPADGDAVLAGIDEYFATTAEEHPDFAGTTVANVWDGDGFVYVYTAADARVDVLTDIGFEIAPSVTELDTSDGGFYYELSYEELDKLDADVIVSYHSTEDEAAAFLEKSELQAIPAVAAGRVAQVFDPVKVSAVSPPTALSVTWSGGMPELVESLQAALD
- a CDS encoding ABC transporter ATP-binding protein gives rise to the protein MTAPLASEPASATGDALVAEGVSLGYDGRRVIDALDLALPAGVITAIVGPNACGKSTLLRGLARLHPLEEGSVRLGDRDLRRMSRRDVARLVGVLPQTSIAPEGVRVADLVGRGRHPHQGWFGRHTSDDAAAVSRALDATGIADLADRPLEELSGGQRQRAWIAMVLAQETGVVLLDEPTTFLDVAHQLELLDLLTQLNRERGTTVVMVLHDLNLAARYADHLVVMGAGRVIAEGAPAGVLTAATVRDAFGLESRVIADPVAGSPMVVPVGRYHGTLAGDAG
- a CDS encoding FecCD family ABC transporter permease translates to MASDRLTAPAPTGSGTGALLRAERARRARRRAWVLAGAVLVIVVTAVLGLLLGAADLDPATVLLALFGAGEPGDVFVVHRLRLPRILAAVVAGVAFALAGAIFQSVLRNPLASPDILGIASGASLGAVWAILGLGITGAAVAPFAFTGALAVAVAIWLLAWRQGLHGIRFVLVGVGMAYLCGSMLAWLLARADVRDAQSALVWTVGSLADVRGESLATLAIGVGALTALVVLAGRSVGVLALGDDHARALGVAADRARVVLLLLAVGLVAVATSVAGPIAFVALVAPAIARSLLRDGSAALVASAACGAALTLAADVIGQHALPGGSAPVGIVTGIVGAPYLLWLLATGRRSRA